In one Nocardia tengchongensis genomic region, the following are encoded:
- a CDS encoding YbaB/EbfC family nucleoid-associated protein, whose translation MSDEMDALLQGVTDKLEVLEATLHGLGEVRGHCAAADGSVTAEVDAEGALTALWLAESVTTRAPAEVSRLIVWAAQRAAADATAQRARIIARLNDALSPISENVGGDPDSA comes from the coding sequence GTGAGCGACGAAATGGACGCCCTGCTGCAAGGCGTCACCGACAAGCTCGAAGTCCTGGAGGCGACCCTGCACGGCCTCGGCGAGGTGCGCGGCCACTGCGCCGCCGCGGACGGCTCGGTCACCGCCGAGGTCGACGCCGAGGGCGCGCTGACCGCGTTGTGGCTGGCCGAGTCGGTGACCACGCGGGCCCCGGCCGAGGTGTCGCGGCTGATCGTGTGGGCGGCACAGCGGGCCGCGGCGGACGCGACCGCGCAGCGTGCCCGGATCATCGCCCGATTGAACGACGCGCTGTCCCCGATTTCAGAAAATGTTGGGGGCGACCCGGATAGTGCCTGA
- a CDS encoding primosomal protein: MASGDIVPIALGLTKGDLVTLWAPRWRDGDDEWQAFLGHEEDLYGFDSVAELAAFIRTNSDNDLVDHPAWKIIAGLSAAELEPEEQYVFDLVGVPELAADDPDPEVVSELEETLEMVRNIGDVCELDAVTKFFGSHPVLGALAGGVSAFLGREGEELWDQVGAAIAKDWEKVIDAIDSVVTVPEVDADAVSVAEAELLAAQENIVDAEDAAEGDDEIEEVDLDEDEDEELSFWHEVGIDPVKIITSDDTLFTLRCYVDDEPIFLGRDGSITVFTSERALARYLADDHEHDLSRVSTFGEVQTAAVDGSLEVEVDEENVYVLPGLSEDLGSGPKAVDTDQLDLAVELFTDAADYADDDAVESALAISTPLGWYVSYLLNPDPTRMAPNPPFQAESEAWKALESVFEARLQKG; the protein is encoded by the coding sequence ATGGCTTCTGGAGACATCGTCCCGATCGCGCTCGGCCTGACCAAAGGCGATCTTGTCACCCTCTGGGCACCCCGCTGGCGAGACGGTGACGATGAGTGGCAGGCATTCCTCGGTCACGAGGAAGACCTCTACGGTTTCGACTCCGTAGCGGAGCTGGCCGCGTTCATCCGCACCAACTCCGACAACGATCTGGTGGATCATCCGGCCTGGAAGATCATCGCCGGTCTGTCGGCGGCCGAACTGGAGCCGGAAGAGCAGTACGTCTTCGATCTGGTCGGCGTGCCCGAGCTGGCCGCCGACGACCCGGACCCGGAGGTGGTCTCCGAGCTCGAGGAGACCCTCGAGATGGTCCGCAATATCGGCGACGTGTGCGAACTCGACGCCGTCACCAAGTTCTTCGGCTCGCACCCCGTGCTGGGCGCGCTGGCCGGCGGCGTGAGCGCCTTCCTCGGGCGTGAGGGCGAGGAGCTGTGGGACCAGGTCGGCGCGGCCATCGCCAAGGACTGGGAAAAGGTCATCGACGCCATCGACTCGGTGGTGACGGTGCCAGAGGTGGATGCCGACGCGGTCTCGGTGGCCGAGGCGGAACTGCTTGCGGCGCAGGAGAACATCGTCGACGCCGAGGACGCGGCCGAGGGTGACGACGAGATCGAGGAAGTCGATCTCGACGAGGACGAGGACGAGGAGCTCTCGTTCTGGCACGAGGTCGGCATCGACCCCGTCAAGATCATCACCTCCGACGACACCCTCTTCACGCTGCGCTGCTACGTCGACGACGAGCCCATCTTCCTGGGCCGCGACGGATCCATCACGGTCTTCACCTCCGAGCGCGCGCTGGCCCGCTACCTGGCCGACGACCACGAGCACGACCTCAGCCGGGTGAGCACCTTCGGCGAGGTGCAGACCGCCGCCGTGGACGGTTCGCTCGAGGTCGAGGTCGACGAGGAGAACGTCTACGTGCTGCCCGGTCTGTCCGAGGACCTGGGGTCGGGCCCCAAGGCCGTGGACACCGATCAGCTCGACCTCGCGGTCGAATTGTTCACCGACGCCGCCGACTACGCCGACGACGACGCGGTGGAATCGGCGCTGGCGATCTCCACTCCCCTGGGCTGGTACGTCTCCTACCTGCTCAACCCGGACCCGACCCGGATGGCCCCGAACCCGCCGTTCCAGGCCGAGTCCGAGGCCTGGAAGGCGCTGGAGTCGGTCTTCGAGGCCCGCCTCCAGAAGGGCTGA
- a CDS encoding adenosine deaminase produces the protein MTGPTPLTLASIRQAPKAVLHDHLDGGLRPATVLELARAAGYDQLPASDAESLGAWFRDAADSGSLERYLETFAHTVAVMQTPEGLRRVARECAEDLAADGVVYAEVRFAPEQHLEAGLTLDEVVEHTIAGFREGEALAAAAGTPITVVCLLTAMRHAARSREIAELTVRWRDRGVGGFDIAGAEAGYPPSRHLDAFDYMRANLAHFTIHAGEAFGLPSIHEAVAFCGCERLGHGVRITDDITDGPAGPVLGVVANYVRDMRIPLELCPSSNVQTGAVPSIDKHPFDLLARLRFRVTVNTDNRLMSDTTMSKEMLKLSETFGYGWSDLERFTINAMKSAFIPFPERLRLIDEVIKPGYAVLLG, from the coding sequence ATGACTGGACCGACGCCCCTCACTCTCGCCTCGATCCGCCAGGCTCCCAAGGCGGTCCTGCACGATCACCTCGACGGCGGGCTGCGCCCCGCGACGGTGCTGGAGCTCGCCCGCGCCGCCGGATACGACCAGCTACCGGCAAGCGACGCCGAAAGCCTCGGAGCCTGGTTCCGTGACGCCGCCGACAGCGGATCGCTCGAGCGCTACCTGGAAACCTTCGCCCACACCGTCGCCGTCATGCAGACGCCCGAAGGACTGCGCCGGGTCGCGCGCGAATGCGCCGAGGACCTGGCCGCCGACGGCGTCGTCTACGCCGAGGTGCGGTTCGCGCCCGAACAGCACCTCGAGGCCGGGCTCACCCTCGACGAGGTGGTCGAGCACACCATCGCCGGATTCCGGGAAGGCGAGGCCCTCGCCGCCGCGGCGGGCACCCCCATCACGGTGGTCTGCCTGCTCACCGCCATGCGGCACGCCGCCCGCTCCCGCGAGATCGCCGAACTCACCGTGCGCTGGCGCGACCGCGGCGTCGGCGGCTTCGACATCGCGGGCGCGGAAGCGGGCTACCCGCCCAGCCGCCACCTCGACGCCTTCGACTACATGCGGGCCAACCTCGCGCACTTCACGATTCACGCGGGCGAGGCGTTCGGCCTGCCGTCCATCCACGAGGCCGTGGCCTTCTGCGGCTGCGAACGGCTCGGGCACGGTGTGCGCATCACCGACGACATCACCGACGGGCCCGCCGGACCGGTGCTCGGCGTGGTCGCGAACTACGTGCGGGACATGCGGATTCCACTGGAACTGTGTCCGTCGTCGAACGTGCAGACCGGCGCGGTGCCCTCGATCGACAAGCACCCGTTCGATCTGCTGGCGCGGCTGCGGTTCCGGGTCACCGTCAATACCGACAACCGGCTGATGAGCGACACCACCATGAGCAAGGAGATGCTCAAGCTGTCGGAGACCTTCGGCTACGGCTGGAGCGATCTGGAGAGATTCACCATCAATGCCATGAAGTCGGCGTTCATTCCGTTCCCGGAACGGCTGCGGCTGATCGACGAGGTGATCAAGCCCGGCTACGCGGTCTTGCTGGGATAA
- a CDS encoding thymidine phosphorylase has protein sequence MHSAVDVIRAKRDGGELSDAQIDWVVAAFTRGEVADEQMSALAMAIVWRGMTRRETARWTRAMIDSGKRLDFTDLGRPTVDKHSTGGVGDKITLPLSPLVAACGAAVPQLSGRGLGHTGGTLDKLEAIPGWQADIPVGRMRELLSDPAIGAVICAAGADLAPADKRLYALRDVTGTVESIPLIASSIMSKKIAEGTGALVLDVKVGRGAFLKEPEQARELATAMCELGTDAGVRTVALLTAMDTPLGRTAGNALEVCESLDVLAGGGPADVVDLTLALAREMLAQAGITGIDPADVLADGRAMDQWRAMVRAQGGDPDAPLPQARHTETLRAPAGGTLTRLDALDVGLAAWRLGAGRARQGDPVQAGAGIEMHAKPGDSIAAGQPLLTLHTDTPEAFEPALELLARGFTIADTAELPPQPLILDRITAGR, from the coding sequence GTGCACTCGGCGGTGGACGTGATCAGGGCCAAGCGCGACGGCGGTGAACTGAGCGACGCGCAGATCGATTGGGTGGTGGCCGCGTTCACCCGGGGCGAAGTCGCCGACGAACAGATGTCGGCGCTGGCCATGGCCATCGTCTGGCGCGGCATGACCCGGCGCGAGACCGCCCGCTGGACCCGGGCCATGATCGACTCCGGGAAGCGTTTGGACTTCACCGATCTGGGGCGTCCCACCGTCGACAAACACTCCACCGGCGGAGTCGGCGACAAGATCACCCTGCCGCTGTCGCCGCTGGTCGCGGCGTGCGGGGCCGCCGTACCCCAGCTCTCCGGACGCGGATTGGGGCACACCGGAGGCACACTCGACAAGCTCGAGGCGATACCCGGCTGGCAGGCCGACATTCCGGTCGGGCGCATGCGGGAGCTCTTGTCCGATCCCGCCATCGGGGCCGTGATCTGCGCCGCCGGCGCCGACCTCGCCCCCGCCGACAAACGCCTCTACGCGCTGCGTGACGTGACCGGGACCGTCGAATCCATCCCCCTGATCGCCAGCTCCATCATGAGCAAGAAGATCGCCGAGGGCACCGGGGCGCTGGTCCTCGACGTGAAGGTCGGGCGCGGGGCCTTCCTGAAGGAACCCGAGCAAGCGCGTGAACTGGCCACCGCCATGTGCGAACTCGGCACCGACGCCGGGGTGCGGACGGTGGCACTGCTCACCGCCATGGACACCCCGCTCGGCCGCACCGCCGGAAACGCGCTGGAAGTCTGCGAATCCCTGGACGTGCTGGCCGGTGGCGGCCCGGCCGACGTCGTCGACCTCACCCTCGCCCTGGCCCGGGAGATGCTGGCGCAGGCCGGGATCACCGGTATCGATCCCGCCGACGTCCTCGCCGACGGCCGCGCCATGGACCAGTGGCGGGCCATGGTGCGCGCCCAGGGCGGCGACCCCGACGCGCCCCTGCCGCAGGCCCGCCACACCGAAACCCTGCGCGCCCCCGCCGGCGGCACCCTCACCCGCCTCGACGCCCTCGACGTGGGACTGGCCGCCTGGCGGCTCGGCGCGGGGCGCGCCCGCCAGGGCGACCCGGTGCAGGCCGGGGCGGGCATCGAAATGCATGCCAAGCCAGGCGATTCCATCGCCGCGGGGCAGCCCCTGCTGACCCTGCACACCGACACCCCGGAGGCGTTCGAGCCGGCGCTCGAGCTCCTGGCGCGCGGGTTCACCATCGCCGACACCGCGGAGCTGCCGCCGCAGCCCCTGATCCTGGACCGGATCACAGCCGGAAGGTGA
- the sdhC gene encoding succinate dehydrogenase, cytochrome b556 subunit, translating into MTTLEAPAKPKRTLYRGDPGMWSWALHRITGVTIFFFLFVHVLDTALVRVSPDTYDRAIETYKNPVVALMEMGLVVCVLFHAFNGIRIILVDFWSQGPRYQRQMLWIVLAIWIVVAGAGVGRQFFYLLTN; encoded by the coding sequence ATGACCACGCTAGAAGCTCCGGCCAAGCCGAAGCGGACCCTGTACCGAGGCGACCCCGGCATGTGGTCCTGGGCTCTGCACCGCATCACCGGCGTGACGATCTTCTTCTTCCTGTTCGTCCACGTCCTCGATACCGCGTTGGTGCGAGTCAGCCCGGACACCTACGACCGGGCGATCGAGACCTACAAGAACCCCGTCGTCGCCCTCATGGAGATGGGTCTCGTTGTCTGCGTGCTGTTCCACGCGTTCAACGGCATCCGCATCATCCTCGTCGACTTCTGGTCGCAGGGCCCGCGCTACCAGCGGCAGATGCTCTGGATCGTGCTCGCGATCTGGATCGTCGTCGCGGGCGCCGGTGTCGGCCGCCAGTTCTTCTACCTGCTGACGAATTGA
- a CDS encoding succinate dehydrogenase hydrophobic membrane anchor subunit, translating to MTAPVLGKSYDRPASLDAPRAPRRAGGNNFEKYAWLFMRASGLLLVVLVIGHMTIMLMLDGGVHRLNFAFVAGRWASPFWQLWDLTMLWLAQLHGGNGLRTVIDDYARKDSTRFWLKTALVISMILVMVTGTYVIFTFDPNIS from the coding sequence ATGACCGCACCCGTTCTCGGTAAGTCCTACGACCGCCCCGCCTCGCTCGACGCCCCGCGCGCGCCCCGCCGCGCCGGCGGCAACAACTTCGAGAAGTACGCCTGGCTGTTCATGCGGGCCTCCGGCCTGCTGCTGGTCGTCCTGGTCATCGGCCACATGACGATCATGCTCATGCTCGACGGCGGCGTGCACCGCCTGAACTTCGCCTTCGTGGCCGGCCGCTGGGCCTCGCCCTTCTGGCAGCTCTGGGACCTCACCATGCTGTGGCTGGCCCAGCTGCACGGCGGCAACGGCCTGCGCACCGTGATCGACGATTACGCGCGCAAGGACTCCACCCGCTTCTGGCTGAAGACGGCGCTGGTCATCTCCATGATCCTGGTCATGGTCACCGGCACCTACGTCATCTTCACCTTCGACCCCAACATCAGTTAG
- the sdhA gene encoding succinate dehydrogenase flavoprotein subunit encodes MQEHRYDVVIVGAGGAGMRAAIEAGPRVRTAVLTKLYPTRSHTGAAQGGMCAALANVEEDNWEWHTFDTVKGGDYLVDQDAAEIMAKEAIDAVLDLEKMGLPFNRTPEGKIDQRRFGGHTRDHGKAPVRRACYAADRTGHMILQTLYQNCVKHDVEFYNEFYVLDLILSDGPNGPIATGVVAYELATGELHVFHAKSIIFATGGSGRMYKTTSNAHTLTGDGMAIVFRKGLPLEDMEFHQFHPTGLAGLGILISEAVRGEGGILRNASGERFMERYAPTIKDLAPRDIVARSMVLEVREGRGAGPNKDYVLIDVTHLGEDVLEEKLPDITEFARTYLGVDPVKEPVPVMPTCHYVMGGIPTRIRGEVLRNNTDIVPGLYAAGECACVSVHGANRLGTNSLLDINVFGRRAGIAAAEYAQRAEFVEMPENPAQMVQDWLAGLLSEHGNERVADIRTELQNSMDDKAGVYRTEESLKSMLEEIQVFKERYSRISVQDKGRRYNSDLLEAVELGFLLELAEVTVAGAVNRKESRGGHAREDYPDRDDVNFMRHTMAYKTSPELISDIRLDYKPVVQTRYEPMERKY; translated from the coding sequence ATTCAAGAGCACCGCTACGACGTCGTCATCGTCGGTGCCGGTGGCGCTGGAATGCGTGCGGCGATCGAGGCCGGTCCTCGGGTGCGCACCGCCGTCCTGACCAAGCTCTACCCCACCCGTTCTCACACCGGTGCGGCGCAGGGCGGCATGTGCGCCGCGCTGGCGAACGTGGAAGAGGACAACTGGGAGTGGCACACCTTCGACACCGTCAAGGGTGGTGACTACCTGGTCGACCAGGACGCCGCGGAGATCATGGCCAAGGAGGCCATCGACGCCGTGCTCGACCTGGAGAAGATGGGCCTGCCGTTCAACCGCACGCCCGAGGGCAAGATCGACCAGCGTCGCTTCGGCGGTCACACCCGTGACCACGGCAAGGCCCCGGTTCGCCGCGCGTGCTACGCCGCCGACCGCACCGGTCACATGATCCTGCAGACGCTGTACCAGAACTGCGTCAAGCACGACGTGGAGTTCTACAACGAGTTCTACGTGCTCGACCTGATCCTGTCCGACGGCCCCAACGGCCCGATCGCGACCGGTGTGGTGGCCTACGAGCTGGCCACCGGCGAGCTGCACGTGTTCCACGCGAAGTCGATCATCTTCGCCACCGGTGGTTCGGGTCGTATGTACAAGACCACCTCCAACGCCCACACCCTCACCGGTGACGGCATGGCGATCGTGTTCCGCAAGGGACTTCCGCTGGAGGACATGGAGTTCCACCAGTTCCACCCGACAGGCCTCGCCGGCCTGGGCATCCTGATCTCGGAGGCCGTGCGTGGTGAGGGCGGCATTCTGCGTAATGCCTCCGGTGAGCGCTTCATGGAGCGCTACGCGCCGACCATCAAGGACCTGGCGCCGCGTGACATCGTCGCGCGTTCGATGGTGCTCGAGGTCCGTGAGGGTCGTGGCGCGGGTCCGAACAAGGACTACGTGCTCATCGACGTGACCCACCTCGGTGAGGACGTGCTGGAGGAGAAGCTCCCCGACATCACCGAGTTCGCCCGCACCTACCTGGGCGTCGACCCGGTCAAGGAGCCGGTGCCGGTCATGCCGACCTGTCACTACGTGATGGGTGGCATCCCGACCCGTATCCGCGGCGAGGTGCTGCGCAACAACACCGACATCGTCCCGGGCCTGTACGCCGCCGGTGAGTGCGCTTGTGTCTCCGTGCACGGCGCCAACCGACTGGGCACCAACTCGCTGCTGGACATCAACGTGTTCGGTCGCCGCGCCGGTATCGCCGCCGCCGAGTACGCCCAGCGTGCCGAGTTCGTGGAGATGCCGGAGAACCCGGCGCAGATGGTGCAGGACTGGCTGGCCGGTCTGCTCAGCGAGCACGGCAACGAGCGCGTCGCCGACATCCGCACCGAGCTGCAGAACTCCATGGACGACAAGGCCGGTGTGTACCGCACCGAGGAGAGCCTCAAGTCCATGCTCGAGGAGATCCAGGTCTTCAAGGAGCGCTACTCGCGGATCTCCGTGCAGGACAAGGGCCGCCGCTACAACAGCGACCTGCTCGAGGCCGTCGAGCTGGGCTTCCTGCTGGAGCTGGCCGAGGTGACCGTGGCGGGTGCGGTGAACCGCAAGGAGTCCCGTGGCGGCCACGCGCGCGAGGACTACCCGGACCGCGACGACGTCAACTTCATGCGGCACACCATGGCCTACAAGACCAGCCCGGAGCTCATCTCCGATATCCGCCTGGACTACAAGCCGGTGGTGCAGACCCGCTACGAGCCGATGGAGCGTAAGTACTGA
- a CDS encoding succinate dehydrogenase iron-sulfur subunit, which produces MTAVAETPQKAAPVPDGSTMITVKVARFNPEDDKGNHWDEFKVPVLPTDRFLNVLIYIKSYLDGTLTFRRSCAHGVCGSDAMRINGVNRLACKILMKDMLPKGSKELTVTVEPIRGLPVEKDLVVDMEPFFDAFKAVKPYLITKGNEPTYERIQSQHDRARFDDTTKCILCACCTTSCPVYWSDGSYFGPAAIVNAHRFIFDSRDEGARERLDILNDVEGVWRCRTTFNCTDACPRGIEVTKAIQEVKRALLFAR; this is translated from the coding sequence ATGACTGCTGTCGCTGAAACGCCGCAGAAGGCGGCTCCGGTGCCGGACGGGTCGACCATGATCACGGTCAAGGTGGCCCGCTTCAATCCCGAGGACGACAAGGGCAACCACTGGGACGAGTTCAAGGTCCCCGTACTGCCGACCGACCGGTTCCTGAACGTGCTGATCTACATCAAGTCCTACCTGGACGGCACGCTCACCTTCCGTCGCTCCTGCGCGCACGGCGTGTGCGGCTCCGATGCCATGCGCATCAACGGCGTCAACCGCCTGGCCTGCAAGATCCTCATGAAGGACATGCTGCCCAAGGGCAGCAAGGAGCTGACGGTCACCGTCGAGCCGATCCGCGGCCTGCCCGTGGAGAAGGACCTCGTCGTCGACATGGAGCCGTTCTTCGACGCGTTCAAGGCGGTCAAGCCCTACCTGATCACCAAGGGCAACGAGCCGACCTACGAGCGCATCCAGTCCCAGCACGACCGGGCCCGCTTCGATGACACCACCAAGTGCATCCTGTGCGCCTGCTGCACCACCTCGTGCCCCGTGTACTGGAGCGACGGCAGCTACTTCGGCCCGGCCGCGATCGTGAACGCGCACCGCTTCATCTTCGACAGCCGTGACGAGGGCGCCCGCGAGCGCCTGGACATCCTCAACGATGTCGAGGGTGTGTGGCGCTGCCGCACCACCTTCAACTGCACCGACGCGTGCCCCCGTGGCATCGAGGTCACCAAGGCGATCCAGGAAGTCAAGCGCGCCCTGCTCTTCGCCCGCTGA
- a CDS encoding PadR family transcriptional regulator: protein MTASSASFKRSPLAMAVLGILHLEPMHPYAVQRRIKEWGKDKVVNVGQRAQLYKTIARLQDAGLVAVRETGREQQYPERTVYEITDAGRTACLGWINDMIATPRNEFPEFPAALSFLMLLGPDGARAELEKRAAAVRAALDEIDTGMAQARQFGLPRVTLLEDEYQRAVTEAELRWLEAVLADLADGTLTWSWESLAQFQNQTTA, encoded by the coding sequence ATGACAGCCTCGTCCGCCTCGTTCAAGCGCTCGCCCCTGGCCATGGCGGTGCTCGGCATCCTGCACCTGGAACCGATGCACCCCTACGCGGTCCAGCGCCGCATCAAGGAGTGGGGCAAGGACAAGGTCGTCAACGTGGGGCAGCGGGCGCAGCTGTACAAGACCATCGCCCGATTGCAGGACGCCGGACTGGTGGCGGTCCGCGAGACCGGGCGCGAGCAGCAATATCCCGAGCGCACCGTCTACGAGATCACCGACGCCGGCCGCACCGCCTGCCTGGGCTGGATCAACGACATGATCGCCACCCCGCGCAACGAATTCCCGGAATTCCCTGCGGCACTGTCGTTCCTGATGCTGCTGGGCCCCGACGGGGCACGCGCCGAACTGGAGAAGCGGGCCGCGGCCGTGCGCGCCGCGCTCGACGAGATCGACACGGGTATGGCACAGGCTCGCCAGTTCGGCCTCCCGCGCGTCACCCTGCTCGAGGACGAATACCAGCGCGCCGTCACCGAAGCCGAATTGCGTTGGCTGGAAGCCGTTCTCGCCGACCTCGCCGACGGCACCCTCACCTGGTCCTGGGAATCCCTGGCCCAGTTCCAGAATCAGACCACCGCCTGA
- a CDS encoding TetR family transcriptional regulator yields MSAETASATPPAPAKAVAGGGLRERKKERTRRTIRTEAFRLFREQGYAETTVEQIAAAAEISPSTFFRYFPSKEQVALADDLDPLMIAAIEAQPKDLSLLAAFKQATLAAFATLTAEEFAFEKERVELLYSVPELRGAVAQEVQRNLLMVAEIAARWTGRAPDDFEVLAFAGALTGAMTAFIDRDPFSPEQIIRVIEFLEAGMSSL; encoded by the coding sequence ATGTCGGCTGAGACTGCCTCCGCGACGCCTCCGGCCCCGGCGAAAGCCGTGGCCGGGGGCGGTCTGCGTGAACGGAAGAAGGAACGCACCCGCCGGACCATCCGCACGGAGGCGTTCCGGCTCTTCCGGGAGCAGGGCTACGCCGAGACCACGGTCGAGCAGATTGCCGCGGCCGCCGAGATCTCGCCGAGCACCTTCTTCCGCTACTTCCCGTCCAAGGAACAGGTGGCGCTGGCCGACGACCTGGACCCGCTGATGATCGCCGCGATCGAAGCCCAGCCCAAGGACCTGTCCCTGCTGGCCGCGTTCAAGCAGGCCACCCTGGCCGCCTTCGCCACGCTCACCGCCGAGGAGTTCGCGTTCGAGAAGGAGCGCGTCGAATTGCTCTACTCGGTCCCGGAACTGCGCGGCGCGGTCGCCCAGGAAGTCCAGCGCAATCTGCTGATGGTCGCCGAGATCGCGGCGCGCTGGACCGGGCGCGCCCCGGACGATTTCGAGGTGCTGGCGTTCGCGGGTGCGCTCACCGGCGCCATGACGGCCTTCATCGACCGCGATCCGTTCTCGCCCGAGCAGATCATCCGGGTCATCGAGTTCCTCGAAGCCGGGATGTCCTCGCTCTAG
- a CDS encoding MFS transporter, with protein MKADGVRRWLALGALAIAMLTIGLDVTVLTVALPTLATDLHADTSALQWFSSAYTLALAAFMLPAGALGDRYGRKKFLLGALLLFGVAAVACAFATSSGQLIAGRVVLGLAAAVTMPLSMAVLPTLFPEPGERQRAITIWITSTAIGLPLGPIVGGWLLQHYWWGAAFLLNVPLVIVGAIAVALLVPESSSANAFRIDLPGALLSAAGMLGVTYGFIRCGQEGWGDPVAWTAIAAGVALGAAFVLWQRRTAHPLVDLGLFAEPGFRWGTVFMILVNFAMFGLFFTMPQYFQAVLGADTLGSGLRLLPLIGGLAVGSRLVDRLLPKVGVRAVLVAGFALLAAGLGLAAMITVDSGYGFAATGLVLLGVGMGFVMPAAMGAATDDLTPERAGSGSALLQALRQAGGTIGVAILGTVLSTQYRSGLGDFDREPISDGVNAGVGVARKLGDPALLAHVQSAFIDGMSSMLWVCTAICVAAAVLATLVIRRKDPVVAADLDAGQSVHVG; from the coding sequence ATGAAAGCTGATGGAGTGCGCCGCTGGCTGGCGCTGGGAGCCCTGGCCATAGCCATGCTGACCATCGGGCTCGATGTCACCGTCCTCACCGTGGCCCTGCCGACCCTCGCCACCGACCTGCACGCCGACACCTCCGCGCTGCAGTGGTTCAGCAGCGCGTACACCCTGGCCCTGGCCGCCTTCATGCTCCCGGCGGGCGCCCTCGGCGACCGGTACGGGCGCAAGAAGTTCCTGCTCGGAGCCCTGCTGCTGTTCGGCGTGGCCGCCGTCGCGTGCGCCTTCGCCACCAGCTCCGGCCAGCTCATCGCCGGCCGCGTGGTGCTCGGCCTGGCCGCGGCCGTCACCATGCCGCTGTCCATGGCCGTGCTGCCCACGCTGTTCCCGGAACCGGGGGAGCGGCAGCGGGCCATCACCATCTGGATCACCTCCACCGCCATCGGCCTGCCGCTGGGCCCGATCGTCGGCGGCTGGCTGCTGCAGCACTACTGGTGGGGCGCGGCCTTCCTGCTCAACGTGCCGCTGGTGATCGTCGGCGCCATCGCCGTGGCCCTGCTGGTGCCGGAATCCAGCAGCGCGAACGCCTTCCGCATCGACCTGCCCGGCGCACTGCTGTCCGCGGCCGGAATGCTCGGCGTCACTTACGGTTTCATCCGCTGCGGCCAGGAAGGCTGGGGCGACCCGGTGGCCTGGACCGCCATCGCCGCGGGCGTCGCGCTGGGCGCGGCGTTCGTGCTGTGGCAGCGCCGCACCGCGCACCCGCTGGTCGATCTCGGGCTGTTCGCCGAGCCCGGATTCCGGTGGGGCACCGTCTTCATGATCCTGGTCAACTTCGCCATGTTCGGCCTGTTCTTCACCATGCCGCAGTACTTCCAGGCGGTCCTGGGCGCGGACACCCTGGGCAGCGGGCTGCGCCTGCTGCCGCTCATCGGCGGCCTGGCCGTCGGATCGCGGCTGGTGGACCGGCTGCTGCCCAAGGTCGGGGTGCGGGCGGTACTGGTGGCCGGATTCGCTTTGCTCGCAGCCGGTCTCGGGCTGGCCGCGATGATCACCGTGGACAGCGGCTACGGGTTCGCGGCCACCGGGCTGGTACTGCTGGGCGTTGGCATGGGCTTCGTGATGCCGGCCGCCATGGGCGCCGCCACCGACGACCTCACCCCCGAGCGGGCCGGGTCCGGCTCGGCGCTGCTGCAAGCCCTCCGGCAGGCCGGCGGCACCATCGGCGTCGCCATCCTCGGCACCGTCCTGTCCACTCAATACCGTTCGGGCTTGGGCGATTTCGACCGCGAGCCGATCTCCGACGGCGTGAACGCCGGTGTCGGCGTGGCCCGCAAACTCGGCGACCCCGCGCTGCTGGCGCACGTGCAGAGCGCGTTCATCGACGGCATGAGCTCGATGCTGTGGGTGTGCACCGCCATCTGCGTGGCCGCCGCGGTGCTGGCCACGCTCGTGATCCGGCGCAAGGATCCGGTCGTGGCCGCCGATCTCGATGCGGGACAATCGGTCCATGTCGGCTGA